The following DNA comes from Leptospira neocaledonica.
TTTCCTGTAATGTTGAATCCATCTATCCGCGCTCATCATTGCCTTTCCGTTCAGACTTAAATAAGAAAAAGAGCCTTCCTTTCTCCGATTCACCAACTTAGCCTTTTCCAAAACCTTAATATGTTTAGAAGCAGCAGCTAATGACATTTCAAACGGTTTTGCAATCTCCGTGATTACCCTCTCCTTTTTGGAAAGACTTCTTAACATCGCCCTTCTGGTCGGGTCCGACAATGCCTGAAAAATCAGGCTGAGATCGTATTTTCTGGATTCAACCATATGGTTAAATGTATATCAAAAGACATCATAGGAGTCAACCATTTGGTTGAATGTTTTAAGAAAAAATTTTATAGACCGAAGGTTAAAATTATTGCCATTCACTCGCAATTTATATAATTCTTTCATGCGTTTTTGCCTGATTATATCCCTACTCACCGTCACATTTTCCCTCTTCCCCAAATCATCCGAACCGGCGGCTCCTTGCTCCGGGATTAAAAACAAAAATGACCAGAAAAAATGTTATTCTAAAGAATACCAAGTTGCAGACAAGGAACTGAATGTGACTTATAAAAAAATAAGAGAAGGTTTATCCGATTCCGAGAAAGAAGATTTAAAAAAATTGCAAGTTCTTTGGATTGGATATAGGGACGGGATTTGTGAAGGCCCAATGTATTCTTCGGATGAATCCGGTATCGAAACGATTATCTGCAAAACAGGGACCACCGAAGAAAGAACAAAATACTTAAATCATGTTTGGAAATTCGGCTCTGTATCTAAGGAGGGAATCGGCTCTTATACCGATGGCTTCGGCGGTAATTTAAGAATTTTCAAAGATAAATCGAGTAAGAATATCCAATTTTCTTTTGAGGTTGTGAGAGGTCCTACAGCTCATCTTGGAGAAGTAAGTGGGAATTGGACGCCTATCAAAGAAGGCAAATGGACTTGGGCTTCTACCGAAGGCTGCAAGTCGGATGATCCGGACTGTTGTTTATTGGAGTTTCAGTATTTTCAAAGTCGGATAGAGGTAGAGGAAGTTTCTTGTTCCGCATACCATGGAGCAAGAGCTTATTTCGGCGGAAGTTACAGATACGAATTCAAATAAAGAATTTAGAACGCAAAATAGTTTGATTTCTAACTGAAACTAAATTTCGACCTTCATTCTTTAGATATTTCTTATATATTAATTATATATAAGTTATTTATAACAGTTGCATTTCTTTCATTCACTCATTTGTATTTTGTATTTCTGCGTATTGTCACGCTCTTATTTTTAGATTTTTCTTGCCCTGCATATATAGCTCCAATATATTCGCCGCTGTTTGGATGATTTTTGTAATCCGTTTACAAAAATTTTTCGAACGAACTTACAGATGAAAAAAATATTTGGAGATCCCTATGCGATTCTTTTTATTAGCCTTGAGCTTAAGCGCGTTCTCGATCGGCCTTTGGGCAGATTGTCCGGACTACACAACTCCTTCTAACCCACCTAGTTTTTCAAAACCTACTAAAAGAAGTTTCCGCAATTTCGGAAATACTATTTTAGCCGGTCTATATGTGCCTTATCACATGGTATATGATACGATCGTTAAATCCGGTTCAAATGCGACTATGGTTGGTAAGTTCGATTACGATGCGGTATTTCATAAGGATTTGGAAGGCGAATACATCCACGTTTATATCTACGGAACCGCAATGAGCGGCTGGAACTATGTGGGTCGTTATACTACGAACGGTGATGGAAAGATCACCGCAAACCTAGGCGTTCGTGCAACCGGTGACTATATAGTTCGTATGGTGGTAGAAGGTGATCTTTCTAGCGCAGACGGTTATCTGACTGTGGCCGATCCTGGTCGACAAACGGTTTTATTCGACGTAGATGGAACCCTGACCACAAATGATTTCGAGGCTCTAGCAGACTATGCTGGTATCAAAATTGCCGATGCTTATTATTACGCTCCAGAGACAGTGAATGCATATCGTAATAAAGGTTATCAAATCATTTATCTGACCGGTCGTCCTTATTGGAACACGAAAGATACTCGCGAATGGTTTCCACTCAAAGGAATGAAATCTTGGCATTACCATCCTAGTTCCGATTATTTAGGCGCGAATGTTCAGGCCTACAAAACAGATTATATTAACTATTTGCGTAATACTGTCGGCTTGGATATTATTCGTGCTTACGGAAATGCAACTACCGATATCGCAGCCTATGCGGCCGGTGGCATTCCGAAATCGGATACTTGGATCATAGGAGAAAATACAGGTAAAGAAGGAACCCAGTCAATTACTGGAAACTATTCCCTACATTACAATACTGTAGTAGCGAGCACTCCTCAATCAGCTTCTTGCTATTAAAAAACTTTATTTGAATTAGAAATGCGTTTATCAAAGCGCATTTCTAAAGATAATTTAGAGAAACATAAACTAAGACTGACCTTCGGTCTATTAACGTACTTATCTTTACAAACTGTTAAAAGAGAAATATTTTGGATCTTATAGATCTATTTAATTTCCACACCTTTGGGAAAAGAATGGATCAAAAATTAGGAGAACTTATGCAATCCATCCAGAAACCTTTTCCAGGTAAGAGAACCATCACCGCTCTCGTCCTTGCCTTCTCTCTCACCTACTGCGCTTCTGTTGAACCAAAACCTAAAATTGAGATCCCAAGTGCCAAAACTTCTATCCAAATCCAGCCAATCTTTCATGGAAGTTTAGTTTTAACAATTGGTGAAAAAACAATCTATGTAGATCCTTCTTGGGGAGGAGATAAATATAAGGATCTGAAAAAACCGGATCTAATCCTAATTACCGATATTCACCCAGATCATATGGATCTAAAAACTTTGGGTGAGATTGCAACTAAGGAAACTCCAATCATCGCTCCGGAAGCGGTTGCAAAAGAGGCAAAAGATTATGTGAATATCACTCGTTTAAAGAATGGGCAATCCACTTCCGTAGGTGATATTAACTTCTCCGCGATTCCCATGTATAATATTACCAAAGAACATTTGGATAAACATACAAAAGGAAGAGGAAACGGTTATTTGATCAAGTTTGGCGGAAAGACGATCTATATTTCCGGTGACACTGAAGATATTAAAGAAATGAGAGCTTTGAAGAATATTGACATCGCATTTCTTTGTATGAATCAACCGTACACCATGTCTGTAGAAAAAGCGGCAGATGCAGTAAAAGATTTTAAACCAAAGGTTGTGTATCCATATCATTACCGCGGGAAAGACGGACTTAGCGATACTGAAAAGTTTAAAGCACTCGTAAAAGAATCCTCCCCTTCCACAGAAGTTACATTGATCAATTGGTATTAATTTCTTAATAAATAGTTTCGAAAAAGAGAATGTTTTTTCTTTTTCGAAACTTCTTCCTATCGAATTATTCTTCAGAAGAGTCGGGTGAAGCTGATTTTTTGAATTCCTGAGGAGTCAATCCAGTATGTTTTTTAAAAGAATCATAGAAGGATGACTTGGATTGGAAACCTACCGAAAATGCAAGATCCAATATATTTGCAGAAGGATCATTTAAAATAATTCGTTTTGCCTCTTCTATCCTATACTTCTTAAGCAGATCCGGAAAAGAAATATTTAGCACTTGGTTTAAAAGTTCGGAAACCTGATGTACAGATAATCCCAAAACTGCTGCAAGATCGCTGATTCTCAATTCTTCCTCCAAATAAATTTTATCTTCATCCAGGAGTTTGTTCAACCGAGCCAGGGCTTCTTCTACATTGATACCTATAATAGTCGATTTTTTCTTTGCTGAGAGGTCGGAGGAAGTTTTGTCGGTTTTGAAATTCCTAAGCTCTTCTCTTCTTAAAGCGATCTCATGTTCCAATTCTCTGATTCTAGTCCTGACGGCCCGACTGGTTAGGAATATATTTATGGGAACGAAGAAGGCTATAAAGAATAAGAAACTTCTGCCATCGAAGGAAAAGAATGCTCGATACGAAATAATATTTAATATCTCGATTACAAGTAAAGAGAACATACTTGCTACAAACCAACGAGTTTGGATTGTTTTTCGTTTAGTTGCAACTAAACTAAGAACGATCGCCGTAGCAGTCACGGCCAAATAGAAAACGGTAAAAGAACGGGAAACGAACTGCCTCGGGAATTTAGTAAAACTCAAGGCGACCATTATAACGGTTATGATCGATACTGTATTATAAAAGTACCAAACAGGTTTGAAATTCTGTTTAATCTTGAGAAAATGTGAGACCCAAAGAGTGCCGGAAATGATCAGGTAACCGATCAGTATCTTCTTCCCTAAAGATAATGGAAACCCAAATCCGGGGAAAACATAACGAGAGCCTATCCCGGAAACGAATAAAAATGTGAGCCCCATCCCGAAAGAGAATAGAATCTGATACAAGATCCATTTGGAACGAAGTCGAATATAAGAATTAATGAGATAGGCAATCTGAACGATTACGAGCGCGAGAAGAGAGAATACGATCCCTGAATATACTGTTGAAATGGAATATAATTCTTCCGCACTTACGAGACGGACTTCGGAGAAGATATAATTCCTAGACTGAATCCTTACGTTGATCTCCGAATTATTCTCCAGGAATTTTCTAAGAGGAAATACAGGAAATATACCTGGAACCAGCCATTCATTGACCGGATGCGCAAAACCAGCCTGCAGGCAATTGTTTTTAAGATCACATACCTGAACGGAATCCAAATGACTCCAAGGAAAAATCAAAAATTCGGTCTTGGACTCTTCCGGTAGATTGCCAATCCGGAAACGGAGATCGATAGGTTCGGGATAAAAGCCCCAATCCAGAACCACTGAAAAATCATCGATCTGCTTCCAGTGAGTTTGGTCCGAGTCCAGGATTCTCAGATGTCCTATTTTATTCTCATCCCCTTGGGAATAGATTTGAGTAGAAATCCCTAAAATTAGGATCCAAATCAGAAATACTTTTATTCTAGACATATTGATCATTCAATATTCCTGTCCAAACTTATAAACCGGGACGATTTTCTCCACTTTAAATGCTACTAATATATGAGGAAACAAAATGAATGAAATCGTTCTCATAGCTCTAAAAAGACCCTACACTTTCGTGGTCCTCGCTATTCTAATCCTGTTCTTCGGGATACAATCCATTTTTAAAGCTCCCACGGATGTTTTTCCAAACATCAAAATTCCGGTGATTTCGGTAGTATGGGGATACCAAGGTATGCTTCCTGAAGATGTTGCAGGAAGGATTACCTATTTTTTTGAAAGGGCATTAACCAGTACTGTAGAAGGGATCAAGAGTATTAATAGCAGATCCTATTACGGAAGTAGTATTATAAATATCGAATTGCAACCTCATACTGATCTTGCAGGTGCAGAAGCGGAGGTGGCTGCGATTTCGCAGACAGTAGTCACTTCCTTGCCTCCGGATATTTCTCCTCCTATGATCATGAGGCTGGAGGCATCTTCTGTTCCGGTTGCAATGCTGCAAGTTACATCCGAGAAGATGACTCCAGCAGAACTCTATAACCTCGCTTTCATGAGGATACGCTCCTTATTAGTTACCATCCCGGGAGCAATTATTCCTCAGCCCTATGGAGGAACTCCCATGCAATTATTGGTTTCCTTGGATAAGCAGAAACTTTTATCCAGGAATCTTTCACCGATGGATGTATTCAAGGCGTTCAATGAGCAGAGCGCAGTGTTGCCAGCAGGAGACCAGAAGATCGGCAAGACAGACTGGATGGTAATGACCAATGCAATTCCAATACACGTAGAAGATTTTAATAATATTCCAATCAAAAGGGTTGGGAATAGTACATTCTTCATGAGAGATGTTGCAAGTGTTGCATTAGGCGGCCCTCCTCAATTGAACTCGGTTCTCGTAGATGGAAAACAATCCGTATTGATCGTTGTGATGAAAAGTGGCGATGCATCCACTCTGGATGTGGTAGACGGAATTCGTAAAACCATGCCTAGGATCAAAGAAATTTCTCCAGATGATGTAGAGATCAAGCTACTAAACGATGCTTCTATCTTCGTTAAAGATTCCATAGAGAACGTTGTGCATGAAATGATCTTAGCTGCGGGTCTTACTGGACTTGTAGTTTTACTCTTTTTAGGTTCTTGGAGAGCTACAACGATTATCGCTACTTCAATTCCACTTTCTCTTTTAAGTTCGATCATCGGCCTTCATTTGATAGGAGAATCTATCAATGTAATGACATTAGGAGGTTTGGCCTTAGCCGTGGGAATCCTCGTAGACGATGCTACGGTGATGATAGAGAATATAGACACTCACATTGAGATGGGTAAACCATTAGAGACGGCGATCATAGATGCCGCGAACGAGATAGTAATTCCAACATTCGTAGCAACTCTTGCGATCGTAATCGTTTGGTTCCCTCTATTTCAATTAAGCGGTGTTTCTGGTTGGTTATTCAAACCAATGGCAGAAGCGGTGGCTCTCGCAATGATCGCCTCCTTCATTCTTTCCAGGACTCTTGTTCCTACAATGGCAAAATATTTGCTAACTGCTCATCATTCTCCTGAGAATAATAAGCATGGATCTCATTCTAAAGCAGCGGCAAAACATCATATAATCCCGACTTCTCCTAAAAAAACAAACTCTCGTTTCGCTTTCCTTGGAGAATGGATCAATTTCCTAATTCGTTTTCAAAAGGGATTCGAGCACAACTTCACTGAATTCAGAGAACGTTATTATATTCTTCTACAGAAAGTAATAGCAGATCGTAAAAGATTTGTGAAGATATTCTTAGCGATAGCAACCGGTTCCCTTCTTCTATTCTATATGAATGGTAGAGACTTTTTTCCTGAGATTAAGGCTGGAACCTTACAGATGCATATGCGTGCACCTTTAGGAACCAGGATAGAAGTTTCCGGAAGAATTGCCACTTTAGTTTCGGAAGATATTAAAAAATTACTTCCTGGTAAGGTTGAGAGTGTTTTAAGCAACTGTGGTCTTCCTGTAGGACCTCATAACCTTGCATTTATACCTACTCCTACGATCGGTTCCCAAGATTGCGATTTAACAATTTCTTTAAAGGATGAAGAGTCTCCAGTTTGGGATTATAGACAGACTCTTAGAAAAGGATTAAGTGAACTTTACCCAGGAACAGTATTTACATTCCAACCAGCGGACTTGACTGCAAAAATTTTAAACTTCGGCTCACCTTCTCCAATCGATATCCAGATCAATGGAATGGATCTGGAGAAAAATTTTGAATTTGCTCAAAAACTTCAGGGTAAATTGAAAACGATTCCTGGCGCGGCAGATGTTGTGATCCAACAAACAATGAGCACACCTACTCTTCTTGTATATGGAAATAGAAGTTTAGGGATCAACCTCGATCTTCCGATGAAATCAGTTGCAGAAAATATGTTACTCGCAACTTCGGGAAGCCAGCAGATAGACCAAGAGTATTGGATGGATCGTAAAACAGGTCTATCTTACCAGATCAATATCTATGTGCCTCAGCCTCAAATGAGAAGAACAGAAGATTTACTCACTGTTCCAGTCAATCGTGGAGACTTACAAGATAATTCAGAAAATGGAATACAACTATTAGGTAACGTGGCAAACGTTACACCAACAGGAACTCCAGGTTTAGTAACTCACCAAAACCTTTTACCTCTCATCGATGTGTATGTTTCTGCAGAAGGTAGAGACCTAGGAGGAGTTTTAAGTGATGCTCAAAAGATTATGGACTCCATGAAGAGCGAACTTCCCAGAGGAGCCGCAATTGAGATACTAGGCCAAGCAGAGACAATGAGGAGCGCATATATAGAGTTGATTGGCGGACTCTTTGTAGCAATTCTTCTGGTTTATCTTTTGATCGTGGTAAACTTCCAGTCTTGGACTGACCCATTTATCATCATCACTGCGCTACCTGGCGCTTTAGCTGGGATTGCCTGGTCCTTATTCCTAACACGAACATATATATCAGTTCCTGCACTAACAGGAGCGATTATGTGTATGGGAACTGCGACTGCAAACTCAATATTAGTAGTTTCTTATGCAAGAGACCGTTTAGAAGTTCATGGAGACGCAGTAAGAGCTGCTATCGAAGCAGGATATTCCAGGATTAGACCTGTGCTTATGACTGCCTCAGCGATGATCATAGGAATGGTGCCTATGTCCATAAGTAATTCTCAAAATGCCCCGCTTGGTAGAGCAGTGATCGGAGGATTGGCAGTTGCTACATTCGCAACACTATTCTTCGTACCTTGTATCTATGCGATCATCTATAATAACCGTGCAAAAATTCAAAAGGAAAGTTCCAAATGATTCCAACAGTACCTAAAAAGAAACTTGTAACACTATCCACAATTTCATTCGGAGTTATATTTCTGTGCTATATATTTTATCAACAGATACATAGTGCAGAAGAATTCCGAAAGGAAGCCTTGGAAGCTTCCATTCCGAATGTTTCCGTAGTAAGTCCTACACCTCCTAACCCATTGGAAACGATCACTCTTCCAGGAACAGTTCGTGCATGGTATGAGGCAGTCATCTATGCTCAGGTTCCAGGGTACGTGAAGATGTGGTATAAAGACTATGGAGCAGAAGTAAAAGAAGGAGACGTACTCGCTCGCATCAAAGTTCCTGCATTGGATGCAGAATATGCACAGGCAGAAGCGGACCTGGATTCTCAAAAAGCAAAATACAAACTGGCAGCGGTCACTGCCGATAGATATCTAGCATTAAGAAGTTCTCATGCAGTTTCAGAACAGTCCATTTCTGTAGCAGTGGCTGACAAAAACTCGGAAGAAGCAAAACTGAAATCTGCAGAGAAGAATGTGGATAAATATAAGGCTAGGATCAATTTTAAAACGATAGTTGCTCCTTTTAGTGGAGTTGTGATCCAAAGAAATATAAACGTTGGAGACTACGTAAACCAAGAAGGGAATGTTGATGATAGCAAAACACCTTCTAACTTATTTACTGTAGCGGATATTCATAAAATGCGTTTATTCGTTTCTGTTCCGGGAACATTCGCCTACTTGTTAAAACCCGGATTATCTGCTGAACTCACAGTGCAACAATTCCCGAATCGAAAATTCATAGCGAACTTCCTTACCATCTCTAAGGGTTTCGATTTGAATATGAGAACTGTAATTGCAGAATTTACGATAGATAATAAGGACAGAGCCTTATGGCCGGGCTCTTATGCACAAGTGACCCTCACTGCACCTGTTAAAAAAGATCTTTTAACAATACCTTCCAGTTCCTTGGTGTTTGATGAAAATGGCACTCAAGTTGCAACTGTCACGCAGGACAATAAGGTTCATTTCAAACCGATCACTGTGAATAAGATCATAGATTCTATAATAGAAGTAAGAGATGGAGTTAGCACGAATG
Coding sequences within:
- a CDS encoding ArsR/SmtB family transcription factor; its protein translation is MVESRKYDLSLIFQALSDPTRRAMLRSLSKKERVITEIAKPFEMSLAAASKHIKVLEKAKLVNRRKEGSFSYLSLNGKAMMSADRWIQHYRKFWEDQLDSLKELLEEIE
- a CDS encoding lysozyme inhibitor LprI family protein; translation: MRFCLIISLLTVTFSLFPKSSEPAAPCSGIKNKNDQKKCYSKEYQVADKELNVTYKKIREGLSDSEKEDLKKLQVLWIGYRDGICEGPMYSSDESGIETIICKTGTTEERTKYLNHVWKFGSVSKEGIGSYTDGFGGNLRIFKDKSSKNIQFSFEVVRGPTAHLGEVSGNWTPIKEGKWTWASTEGCKSDDPDCCLLEFQYFQSRIEVEEVSCSAYHGARAYFGGSYRYEFK
- a CDS encoding lipin/Ned1/Smp2 family protein, which translates into the protein MRFFLLALSLSAFSIGLWADCPDYTTPSNPPSFSKPTKRSFRNFGNTILAGLYVPYHMVYDTIVKSGSNATMVGKFDYDAVFHKDLEGEYIHVYIYGTAMSGWNYVGRYTTNGDGKITANLGVRATGDYIVRMVVEGDLSSADGYLTVADPGRQTVLFDVDGTLTTNDFEALADYAGIKIADAYYYAPETVNAYRNKGYQIIYLTGRPYWNTKDTREWFPLKGMKSWHYHPSSDYLGANVQAYKTDYINYLRNTVGLDIIRAYGNATTDIAAYAAGGIPKSDTWIIGENTGKEGTQSITGNYSLHYNTVVASTPQSASCY
- a CDS encoding MBL fold metallo-hydrolase, translated to MDQKLGELMQSIQKPFPGKRTITALVLAFSLTYCASVEPKPKIEIPSAKTSIQIQPIFHGSLVLTIGEKTIYVDPSWGGDKYKDLKKPDLILITDIHPDHMDLKTLGEIATKETPIIAPEAVAKEAKDYVNITRLKNGQSTSVGDINFSAIPMYNITKEHLDKHTKGRGNGYLIKFGGKTIYISGDTEDIKEMRALKNIDIAFLCMNQPYTMSVEKAADAVKDFKPKVVYPYHYRGKDGLSDTEKFKALVKESSPSTEVTLINWY
- a CDS encoding helix-turn-helix domain-containing protein yields the protein MSRIKVFLIWILILGISTQIYSQGDENKIGHLRILDSDQTHWKQIDDFSVVLDWGFYPEPIDLRFRIGNLPEESKTEFLIFPWSHLDSVQVCDLKNNCLQAGFAHPVNEWLVPGIFPVFPLRKFLENNSEINVRIQSRNYIFSEVRLVSAEELYSISTVYSGIVFSLLALVIVQIAYLINSYIRLRSKWILYQILFSFGMGLTFLFVSGIGSRYVFPGFGFPLSLGKKILIGYLIISGTLWVSHFLKIKQNFKPVWYFYNTVSIITVIMVALSFTKFPRQFVSRSFTVFYLAVTATAIVLSLVATKRKTIQTRWFVASMFSLLVIEILNIISYRAFFSFDGRSFLFFIAFFVPINIFLTSRAVRTRIRELEHEIALRREELRNFKTDKTSSDLSAKKKSTIIGINVEEALARLNKLLDEDKIYLEEELRISDLAAVLGLSVHQVSELLNQVLNISFPDLLKKYRIEEAKRIILNDPSANILDLAFSVGFQSKSSFYDSFKKHTGLTPQEFKKSASPDSSEE
- a CDS encoding efflux RND transporter permease subunit, which translates into the protein MNEIVLIALKRPYTFVVLAILILFFGIQSIFKAPTDVFPNIKIPVISVVWGYQGMLPEDVAGRITYFFERALTSTVEGIKSINSRSYYGSSIINIELQPHTDLAGAEAEVAAISQTVVTSLPPDISPPMIMRLEASSVPVAMLQVTSEKMTPAELYNLAFMRIRSLLVTIPGAIIPQPYGGTPMQLLVSLDKQKLLSRNLSPMDVFKAFNEQSAVLPAGDQKIGKTDWMVMTNAIPIHVEDFNNIPIKRVGNSTFFMRDVASVALGGPPQLNSVLVDGKQSVLIVVMKSGDASTLDVVDGIRKTMPRIKEISPDDVEIKLLNDASIFVKDSIENVVHEMILAAGLTGLVVLLFLGSWRATTIIATSIPLSLLSSIIGLHLIGESINVMTLGGLALAVGILVDDATVMIENIDTHIEMGKPLETAIIDAANEIVIPTFVATLAIVIVWFPLFQLSGVSGWLFKPMAEAVALAMIASFILSRTLVPTMAKYLLTAHHSPENNKHGSHSKAAAKHHIIPTSPKKTNSRFAFLGEWINFLIRFQKGFEHNFTEFRERYYILLQKVIADRKRFVKIFLAIATGSLLLFYMNGRDFFPEIKAGTLQMHMRAPLGTRIEVSGRIATLVSEDIKKLLPGKVESVLSNCGLPVGPHNLAFIPTPTIGSQDCDLTISLKDEESPVWDYRQTLRKGLSELYPGTVFTFQPADLTAKILNFGSPSPIDIQINGMDLEKNFEFAQKLQGKLKTIPGAADVVIQQTMSTPTLLVYGNRSLGINLDLPMKSVAENMLLATSGSQQIDQEYWMDRKTGLSYQINIYVPQPQMRRTEDLLTVPVNRGDLQDNSENGIQLLGNVANVTPTGTPGLVTHQNLLPLIDVYVSAEGRDLGGVLSDAQKIMDSMKSELPRGAAIEILGQAETMRSAYIELIGGLFVAILLVYLLIVVNFQSWTDPFIIITALPGALAGIAWSLFLTRTYISVPALTGAIMCMGTATANSILVVSYARDRLEVHGDAVRAAIEAGYSRIRPVLMTASAMIIGMVPMSISNSQNAPLGRAVIGGLAVATFATLFFVPCIYAIIYNNRAKIQKESSK
- a CDS encoding efflux RND transporter periplasmic adaptor subunit; translated protein: MIPTVPKKKLVTLSTISFGVIFLCYIFYQQIHSAEEFRKEALEASIPNVSVVSPTPPNPLETITLPGTVRAWYEAVIYAQVPGYVKMWYKDYGAEVKEGDVLARIKVPALDAEYAQAEADLDSQKAKYKLAAVTADRYLALRSSHAVSEQSISVAVADKNSEEAKLKSAEKNVDKYKARINFKTIVAPFSGVVIQRNINVGDYVNQEGNVDDSKTPSNLFTVADIHKMRLFVSVPGTFAYLLKPGLSAELTVQQFPNRKFIANFLTISKGFDLNMRTVIAEFTIDNKDRALWPGSYAQVTLTAPVKKDLLTIPSSSLVFDENGTQVATVTQDNKVHFKPITVNKIIDSIIEVRDGVSTNDRIVNNPSASLLEGDQVRVVEPRNGYSDMNSSKKEDSKHEPVASK